One window of Bacillus sp. THAF10 genomic DNA carries:
- a CDS encoding YbbR-like domain-containing protein: MDKFINNRWVMKIIALLLAFMLYMSVSIENTSTQQRETTSPPPFSGSNDAATVTDVPVETIYDRDNFVVSGIPQAVKVTLEGPTASVKPAALQKDFEVFADLSELGVGTHQVPLQYRNLSEKLEVNIEPSEASVTIHERITKDFPVDVDFINQGQMENGYQAEKPIVKPNIVKVTGARELIDSIALVKARVDLKDANESIEQQSKVTVYDREGNALNVEVEPAVVDVSVPVTSPNKSIPLRINRKGSLKENLSITNVTAEPNEVTIYGPKDVLDEIDFIDKVDLDLTKITESTTVEVDVPVPDGVKRVVPEKVKIKVEVEKEEQVTFTNVPINNIGLSEGLEMEFVDPETGLMDLTVLGSPSVLEKITSEDMEMFVNITDLKAGEHEVPIEINGPQNVSWDLPKRNVKIRLIDTNEEDTNEE, encoded by the coding sequence ATGGATAAGTTTATTAACAATCGTTGGGTGATGAAAATTATTGCCTTGCTTTTGGCATTTATGCTCTACATGTCTGTGAGTATAGAAAATACATCCACGCAGCAGCGGGAAACCACTAGCCCTCCACCGTTTTCTGGGTCCAATGATGCAGCAACAGTAACTGATGTACCAGTGGAAACCATTTATGATAGAGACAACTTTGTTGTTTCAGGTATTCCACAAGCTGTTAAAGTAACATTAGAAGGACCAACCGCGTCTGTGAAGCCAGCTGCGCTTCAAAAGGACTTTGAGGTGTTTGCAGATTTGTCTGAGCTTGGCGTGGGGACTCATCAGGTGCCCCTGCAATATCGTAATTTATCTGAAAAGCTTGAGGTAAACATTGAGCCATCTGAGGCAAGTGTGACGATACATGAAAGAATCACAAAGGACTTCCCTGTGGATGTTGATTTTATCAATCAAGGGCAAATGGAAAATGGCTATCAGGCAGAAAAACCTATCGTGAAACCGAATATTGTAAAAGTAACCGGTGCTCGTGAATTGATAGATAGTATCGCTCTTGTAAAGGCGCGTGTCGATCTGAAGGATGCCAATGAATCCATTGAACAGCAATCTAAAGTAACCGTCTATGATAGGGAAGGGAATGCCCTGAATGTAGAAGTCGAGCCTGCGGTGGTGGATGTGAGTGTTCCTGTTACAAGTCCAAACAAATCAATTCCACTGAGAATTAACAGAAAAGGCTCCTTAAAGGAAAACTTGAGCATTACGAATGTCACTGCAGAACCAAATGAGGTCACGATTTATGGACCGAAAGATGTTTTGGATGAGATAGATTTTATTGATAAAGTTGATTTAGACTTAACGAAGATTACCGAAAGCACCACAGTGGAGGTAGATGTCCCTGTTCCGGATGGAGTGAAACGGGTCGTACCAGAGAAGGTCAAAATCAAAGTCGAAGTAGAAAAAGAAGAGCAAGTCACCTTTACGAATGTGCCAATTAACAATATCGGCCTATCAGAAGGTCTGGAAATGGAGTTTGTTGATCCAGAAACAGGCTTAATGGATTTAACGGTTCTCGGATCTCCCAGTGTTTTAGAAAAAATCACAAGTGAAGACATGGAAATGTTTGTCAATATCACCGATTTAAAAGCAGGAGAGCACGAGGTTCCGATTGAAATAAATGGTCCACAAAATGTCTCATGGGATTTACCAAAACGAAATGTCAAGATCAGACTGATAGATACGAACGAAGAAGATACTAATGAAGAGTAG
- the cdaA gene encoding diadenylate cyclase CdaA, with protein sequence MPFGDMPYLSYLANIVDILLVWFVIYKLIMVIRGTKAVQLLKGITVIVVVRIISSFLGLSTLQWLMDQALTWGFLAIIIIFQPELRRALEQLGRGKLFSRSGIDDEEEHAKMVEAVVKSVQYMAKRRIGALISIERETGMGDYIETGIPLHAKVSSELLINIFIPNTPLHDGAVILQKSQVSAAACYLPLSESPFISKELGTRHRAALGISEVTDSITIVVSEETGNISVTKNGELHRDLEPDLFSDLLMKELDSSIKTTSTTRWQWRGKKDG encoded by the coding sequence ATACCTTTTGGAGACATGCCATATTTAAGTTACTTAGCAAATATTGTAGATATTTTACTCGTATGGTTTGTTATTTATAAGCTTATCATGGTCATCCGCGGTACAAAGGCGGTCCAGCTGTTAAAGGGAATAACAGTGATTGTTGTTGTAAGGATCATAAGCAGCTTTTTGGGCTTAAGCACCTTGCAATGGTTGATGGACCAGGCTTTGACATGGGGGTTCTTGGCAATAATTATTATTTTCCAGCCAGAGCTACGCCGTGCCTTGGAGCAATTGGGCCGAGGAAAGCTGTTCTCAAGGAGCGGCATTGATGATGAAGAGGAACATGCAAAAATGGTAGAGGCGGTCGTGAAATCCGTCCAATACATGGCCAAGCGAAGAATTGGTGCACTTATTTCTATTGAAAGAGAAACAGGGATGGGCGATTACATAGAAACGGGCATTCCGTTACATGCAAAAGTATCATCTGAGCTTCTCATTAATATTTTTATCCCTAATACACCACTTCATGATGGTGCTGTTATTTTGCAAAAAAGTCAGGTGTCTGCAGCAGCATGTTATTTGCCGCTCTCAGAAAGCCCTTTTATCTCAAAGGAGCTTGGAACAAGGCATCGGGCAGCATTGGGGATAAGTGAAGTAACAGATAGTATCACAATTGTAGTTTCAGAGGAAACAGGAAATATTTCTGTGACCAAAAACGGCGAGTTACACCGTGATTTGGAACCTGATCTATTCAGTGATTTGTTGATGAAAGAATTGGATTCTAGTATCAAAACGACTTCAACAACGCGCTGGCAGTGGAGGGGGAAAAAGGATGGATAA
- the glmM gene encoding phosphoglucosamine mutase, which yields MGKYFGTDGVRGVANTELTPELAFRVGRFGGYVLTKDQTRPKVLIGRDTRISGHMLEGALVAGLLSIGAEVMRLGVISTPGVAYLTKALGAQAGVMISASHNPVPDNGIKFFGPDGFKLSDEQEAEIEALMDEATDSLPRPVGADLGQVNDYFEGGQKYLQFLKQTVDEDFTGIHIALDCAHGATSSHATHLFADLDADISTMGSSPNGLNINEGVGSTHPEALAEFVLEKGADIGLAFDGDGDRIIAVDEKGHIVDGDQIMFICAKYLSEQGRLRHNTVVSTVMSNLGFYKALEASNVETKQTAVGDRYVVEEMKNGNYLLGGEQSGHIIFLDYNTTGDGMLTGLQLVNIMKLTKKSLSELASEMQKFPQLLVNVKVTDKHGVTDNEKVKSVIEEVEAEMNGNGRILVRPSGTEPLVRVMAEAPTQELCAEYVERIVAVVRAEMGME from the coding sequence ATGGGTAAGTATTTTGGAACGGATGGAGTACGTGGAGTTGCAAACACGGAGCTAACACCAGAATTAGCGTTTAGAGTAGGCCGTTTTGGTGGTTATGTGTTAACAAAGGATCAAACTCGTCCTAAAGTGTTAATCGGGCGTGATACTCGTATTTCTGGACATATGCTTGAAGGTGCGCTTGTTGCTGGACTTCTCTCCATAGGTGCAGAAGTCATGCGACTTGGCGTTATCTCTACACCAGGAGTTGCCTATTTGACAAAGGCTCTTGGCGCGCAAGCGGGCGTGATGATCTCTGCTTCCCACAATCCTGTGCCAGATAACGGCATTAAGTTCTTCGGTCCAGACGGCTTTAAGCTTTCTGATGAACAAGAAGCAGAAATTGAAGCATTAATGGATGAAGCAACAGATTCCCTACCACGCCCAGTCGGAGCGGATCTTGGACAAGTGAACGACTACTTCGAGGGTGGCCAAAAGTACCTTCAGTTCTTAAAACAAACAGTAGATGAAGACTTTACTGGCATACATATTGCCCTGGATTGCGCACATGGTGCAACATCCTCTCATGCGACACATCTTTTTGCCGACTTAGACGCGGATATCTCCACAATGGGTTCCTCGCCAAACGGCTTGAACATCAATGAAGGTGTAGGCTCCACTCACCCGGAGGCGCTAGCTGAATTTGTCCTTGAAAAAGGGGCCGATATTGGTCTTGCGTTTGATGGGGATGGCGACCGAATCATCGCTGTGGATGAGAAAGGCCATATCGTTGATGGTGACCAAATTATGTTCATTTGCGCAAAATACTTAAGTGAACAAGGCCGCCTACGTCACAACACAGTCGTATCTACGGTCATGAGTAACCTTGGTTTCTATAAAGCGCTTGAAGCAAGCAACGTGGAAACAAAGCAAACGGCTGTTGGCGACCGCTATGTGGTAGAAGAAATGAAAAATGGCAACTACTTGCTTGGTGGCGAACAATCCGGACACATTATCTTCCTTGACTACAACACAACTGGTGACGGCATGCTAACAGGCCTTCAGCTTGTGAACATCATGAAGTTAACGAAGAAGAGCCTGTCTGAGCTAGCGAGTGAGATGCAAAAGTTCCCGCAATTACTTGTGAATGTCAAAGTAACAGACAAGCATGGTGTGACGGACAATGAAAAAGTGAAATCTGTTATTGAAGAAGTGGAAGCGGAAATGAACGGCAATGGCCGTATCCTTGTTCGTCCTTCTGGTACCGAGCCACTAGTTCGTGTTATGGCAGAAGCACCAACACAAGAGCTTTGTGCGGAATACGTGGAAAGAATCGTTGCAGTCGTACGTGCAGAAATGGGAATGGAATAA
- the sigW gene encoding RNA polymerase sigma factor SigW: MEEIIRKRIKQIKKGDQDAFAEIVELFKDKIYQLVYRMIGNSHEAEDIAQEAFIRAYVNINSFDVNRKFSTWLYRIATNLTIDRIRKKKPDYYLDAEVAGTEGLTMYSQVAADVSLPEEDVENMELQEEIQRKILNLPDKYRSVIVLKYIDELSLLEISEILEIPVGTVKTRIHRGREALRQQLRHV, translated from the coding sequence ATGGAAGAGATAATCAGAAAAAGAATAAAACAGATAAAAAAAGGTGATCAAGACGCGTTTGCGGAGATTGTGGAGCTTTTTAAAGATAAGATTTATCAGTTGGTATACCGGATGATTGGAAACTCCCATGAAGCAGAGGATATTGCACAGGAGGCTTTTATTAGAGCTTATGTAAATATCAATAGCTTTGATGTGAACAGGAAATTTTCTACTTGGTTGTACCGGATCGCAACAAATCTTACCATTGATCGCATTCGCAAGAAGAAGCCGGATTATTATTTAGATGCGGAGGTTGCGGGTACAGAAGGGTTGACCATGTATTCACAAGTAGCGGCAGATGTATCTCTACCAGAGGAAGACGTGGAGAATATGGAGCTGCAGGAGGAAATTCAGCGAAAAATATTGAATTTGCCGGATAAGTACCGTTCTGTGATTGTTCTCAAATACATTGATGAGCTATCACTACTTGAGATTAGTGAGATACTGGAGATCCCGGTTGGTACCGTGAAAACCCGCATACACAGAGGGCGAGAAGCACTTAGGCAGCAGTTGCGCCATGTTTAA
- a CDS encoding anti-sigma factor, which produces MKKCPEHIVQYMHEYLDGDLDKELVQEFKTHLQECKECYEQFHEMEKAIALVQSTSHISAPKDFTQNVMNRLPKEKKTVGWKRWINTHPMLVAAAIFFILMTGSLFGGWQEDKFAFTNQPNLVVENNTVIVPSGEVVDGDVVVKNGNLRVEGEVRGNVTVINGEVIHGENYLASAGQVTGEIEEINQVFEWIWFTMKDGFKSAIDIFKE; this is translated from the coding sequence TTGAAGAAATGTCCGGAACATATCGTCCAGTATATGCATGAATATTTAGATGGTGATTTAGATAAAGAACTTGTACAAGAGTTCAAGACTCATCTCCAAGAATGCAAGGAATGCTATGAGCAGTTTCATGAAATGGAGAAGGCAATAGCCTTGGTACAGAGCACATCTCATATATCAGCACCAAAAGATTTCACGCAAAATGTGATGAATCGCTTACCTAAAGAGAAAAAGACAGTTGGGTGGAAGAGATGGATAAACACGCATCCGATGTTGGTTGCGGCAGCAATTTTCTTTATCTTAATGACAGGAAGCTTGTTTGGCGGCTGGCAGGAGGATAAATTCGCGTTTACTAATCAACCAAATTTGGTAGTTGAAAATAATACCGTCATTGTCCCAAGTGGCGAAGTTGTAGATGGCGATGTGGTTGTGAAAAACGGGAACCTTCGGGTTGAAGGGGAAGTTAGAGGAAATGTGACGGTGATTAATGGAGAAGTAATTCATGGAGAGAATTATCTCGCTTCTGCCGGTCAGGTCACAGGTGAAATTGAAGAGATCAATCAAGTGTTTGAGTGGATTTGGTTTACGATGAAAGATGGCTTTAAAAGCGCGATTGATATTTTTAAAGAATAG
- the glmS gene encoding glutamine--fructose-6-phosphate transaminase (isomerizing), with product MCGIVGYIGTQDTKEILLRGLEKLEYRGYDSAGIAVMNENGVHVFKEKGRIADLRDVVDHDVAASTGIGHTRWATHGVPSKVNAHPHQSTSGRFTLVHNGVIENYSQLKREYLQGVELVSETDTEIVVQIIEKFANEGQHVEEALRNTLAILKGSYAIALLDNEDADTIYVGKNKSPLLVGVGKGDFNVVASDAMAMIQVTDQFVELMDKEMVIVKKESVTIKKLNGEIVERAPYTAELDASDIEKGTYPHYMLKEIDEQPLVIRKLIQKYQNQTGDLTIDADIINAVKQSDRLYIVAAGTSYHAGLVGAQMIEKLAKVPVEVHVASEFNYNMPILSENPLFIFISQSGETADSRAVLVQVKELGHPALTITNVQGSTLSREADYTLLLHAGPEIAVASTKAYTAQLGVLSIFAAVLAEAKGYNLEFDLVQDLGIVANAMEVLCNAKEELEDIARKFLSTTRNCFFIGRTMDYYVGLEGALKLKEISYIQAEGFAGGELKHGTIALIENGTPVIAISTQEHVDLSIRGNVKEVVARGANPCIISMKGLETEEDSFVVPQVNELLSPLVSVIPLQLISYYAALHRDCDVDKPRNLAKSVTVE from the coding sequence ATGTGCGGAATCGTAGGTTATATCGGAACACAAGATACAAAAGAAATTTTGTTAAGAGGACTAGAAAAGCTTGAATATCGCGGCTATGACTCAGCTGGTATTGCAGTAATGAACGAAAATGGCGTCCACGTATTCAAGGAAAAAGGCCGTATTGCAGACCTTCGCGACGTGGTGGACCATGATGTAGCTGCCTCAACAGGAATCGGTCACACACGCTGGGCAACGCATGGTGTGCCAAGCAAAGTCAATGCGCATCCTCATCAAAGTACATCTGGTCGTTTTACGCTCGTACACAACGGTGTAATCGAGAACTATTCACAACTGAAGCGTGAATACCTACAAGGCGTAGAGCTTGTAAGTGAAACAGACACAGAAATTGTGGTACAAATCATCGAGAAGTTTGCTAACGAAGGCCAGCATGTGGAGGAAGCATTGCGCAACACACTTGCTATTCTAAAAGGGTCTTACGCAATTGCTCTACTAGACAACGAAGATGCTGACACAATTTATGTTGGAAAAAATAAAAGCCCATTACTTGTTGGCGTAGGGAAAGGCGACTTCAACGTCGTGGCGAGTGACGCAATGGCGATGATTCAAGTAACCGACCAGTTCGTTGAGCTAATGGACAAAGAAATGGTAATCGTGAAAAAAGAATCGGTTACCATCAAAAAGCTTAACGGAGAAATCGTGGAGCGCGCGCCATACACAGCAGAGCTTGACGCAAGCGATATCGAAAAAGGCACATACCCACATTACATGTTAAAAGAAATCGATGAGCAACCACTAGTAATCCGTAAGCTCATCCAAAAATACCAAAACCAAACGGGCGACCTAACGATTGACGCGGACATTATCAACGCCGTAAAACAATCTGACCGCCTTTACATCGTTGCAGCAGGAACAAGCTACCATGCAGGTCTTGTTGGAGCGCAAATGATCGAAAAGCTTGCAAAAGTACCTGTAGAAGTACACGTAGCAAGTGAATTCAACTACAACATGCCAATTCTGTCTGAAAACCCACTATTCATCTTCATTTCGCAAAGTGGGGAAACAGCGGACAGCCGTGCAGTACTTGTTCAAGTAAAAGAACTAGGTCACCCAGCACTAACGATCACAAACGTACAAGGATCCACGCTATCTCGTGAAGCAGACTACACACTTCTTCTTCACGCTGGCCCAGAAATTGCCGTTGCTTCCACAAAAGCATACACAGCCCAGCTTGGCGTGCTATCTATCTTTGCAGCTGTGCTAGCAGAAGCAAAAGGCTACAACCTAGAATTTGACCTTGTTCAAGACCTTGGTATCGTAGCAAACGCAATGGAAGTACTATGTAATGCAAAAGAAGAGCTAGAAGACATCGCTCGCAAATTCTTGTCTACTACAAGAAACTGCTTCTTCATCGGCCGTACTATGGACTACTATGTTGGCCTTGAAGGTGCCCTGAAGCTAAAAGAAATCTCCTACATCCAAGCAGAAGGATTTGCTGGAGGAGAACTAAAACACGGAACCATCGCCCTCATCGAAAATGGTACACCAGTTATCGCCATCTCTACGCAAGAACACGTAGACCTAAGCATCCGCGGTAACGTCAAAGAGGTAGTAGCACGCGGTGCCAACCCTTGTATCATCTCCATGAAAGGCCTAGAAACAGAAGAAGACAGCTTCGTTGTACCACAAGTAAACGAACTGCTATCTCCACTAGTTTCTGTAATTCCGTTACAGCTGATCTCTTACTACGCAGCCCTTCACAGAGATTGTGATGTAGATAAGCCACGTAACTTGGCGAAGAGTGTGACGGTGGAATAA